The genomic stretch GGCGGCGGGTGAAGTGTGGAAAGCGCATCATTTATTAGCGGATCTAACCGGATTTATTGGTAGCTTGATTTTAGCTTTATCCGCTTTAATCTGGGTGGTGCATCACTTTAAGGCTTCGTTTCGATATTCTAACTATGTTTTTTTAGTCTCATATTTCGTCGCTCAAACCTTAATCACAAGTTCGATTATTTTTTAATGTGCGTATTTTTACCCTCATCCACTCCATGTGCTTGGATTGGATATAACCCCTATTAAATCTATTGATTGGATTTGATGTTTTAGGAAATATTATGGAAATCTTCTCGGCAGCGGTGATGCTGTTTTTAATTATGGATCCACTGGGTAATTTGCCGGTGGTGCTGTCGATCTTAAAACATTTAGATCCTAAGCGTCGTCGTAAGGTTCTGATCCGTGAATTGCTGCTGGCATTGGGTGTGTTGTTGCTGTTCTTGTTTGCGGGTAAATCCATTTTGGGCTTTTTGCATGTACAACAAGAAACCTTAAGTATTTCTGGCGGTTTGATATTATTTATTATCGCGATCCGAATGATTTTCCCTCAGCCTGGTGGTGTAGTCGGACTTGCTGCTGGTGAAGAACCCTTCTTTGTGCCGCTAGCGGTGCCTATGATTGCGGGGCCGTCAGTAATTGCTTCTTTGTTGCTGTTGTCGAGTCAACACCCGGATAAGATGGTGGATTGGTCTTTGGCGGTATTGCTTGCTTGGTTAGCAACGTCGGCAATTTTAATGTTTTATGGCTTCTTCAATCGCATATTAGGCGAAAGAGGCTTAAACGCAATTGAGCGCTTGATGGGCTTGTTGTTGGTGATGGTCTCGACGCAAATGTTCTTAGATGGTTTGAAGCAGTTTTTAGCTTAATATCAATCGTAATCACTATCTGATCATCTAATTCGTTTGATTGCTATCAGCCAATGGCAGAGCGATATTTTAACATATTGAGATGATAAAAAACCGCATCTATTCTTCTTGCTTGTTATAGCGAACAGGAAAGGGGATGCGGTTTTTTTATGCCTATTTAAAATATTTATTTTTAATGTCGATTAAGGCAAACGTACCGAAGATAAAGATCGATATTTTTTCCCAGCGAGTCATTTGTACATCTGGGCCTAATGCATTGCCAGAAAATAACAGGCTTTGTAAACCGTGCATAAAAATGGTGAAGATGGCCATCACATTTAAAGCAATGTGGGTGATACCAGGGAAAGGTTGGATAAAGTTAGTAATAAATACTCCCCAAACCACCAACATAAATAGCTTAGCAAAAATAGTGAATATCGCTTTCATGGCTTACTCTGCTTGACGTTGATAAAGGCGGTAGCACACTTGCCCCGCGGTTTTTTCTCGGTGTAATTGCCAATCTTGCGGTAAGGCTGGCAAGGTTAGCTCTTTTTCGGTTTCGATATAAATCAGCGCTTCAGGGGCTAGCCAATGATTAGTGGTTAATAATGCGATGGTCTTTTCTAATAAATCTTGTCGAAAAGGCGGATCAATAAACACCACATCATAAGGTGTACCTGATTGTTGCAAAAATAACAGTGAGTCTTGTTGTAATACTTCAATATTGTTGGCGTTTAAGTTACTCACATTTTGACTTAATTGCTGCTTGGCTGATTTATTCAACTCTAGCATCGTGACATGTTCGGCTTGACGTGATGCCGCTTCAAAACCTAATCCGCCCGAACCGGCAAAGAGATCCAAACAACGGGATTGGGGAATATCAGACGCTAACCAGTTAAACAGCGTTTCTTTGACTCGATCGGTGGTTGGACGTAAACCTTCAGCATCGTACACTGGTAGCTTTCGGCCTCGCCATAAGCCACTGATTATCCGTACGAAACCACCTGTTGATTTTTTATTCGCCGGTTTTTGGGTGTTGCGTCTGACCATTATTGAACTCACTACAGATAAACCCGTCTTATTTGAAGAAGTAACTTCAATAACTTTGGGGTTGAATTTTTTTGCTTAAAGATTAAGTGC from Vibrio algicola encodes the following:
- a CDS encoding DUF1145 domain-containing protein, producing the protein MKAIFTIFAKLFMLVVWGVFITNFIQPFPGITHIALNVMAIFTIFMHGLQSLLFSGNALGPDVQMTRWEKISIFIFGTFALIDIKNKYFK
- the rsmD gene encoding 16S rRNA (guanine(966)-N(2))-methyltransferase RsmD, coding for MVRRNTQKPANKKSTGGFVRIISGLWRGRKLPVYDAEGLRPTTDRVKETLFNWLASDIPQSRCLDLFAGSGGLGFEAASRQAEHVTMLELNKSAKQQLSQNVSNLNANNIEVLQQDSLLFLQQSGTPYDVVFIDPPFRQDLLEKTIALLTTNHWLAPEALIYIETEKELTLPALPQDWQLHREKTAGQVCYRLYQRQAE
- a CDS encoding YhgN family NAAT transporter gives rise to the protein MEIFSAAVMLFLIMDPLGNLPVVLSILKHLDPKRRRKVLIRELLLALGVLLLFLFAGKSILGFLHVQQETLSISGGLILFIIAIRMIFPQPGGVVGLAAGEEPFFVPLAVPMIAGPSVIASLLLLSSQHPDKMVDWSLAVLLAWLATSAILMFYGFFNRILGERGLNAIERLMGLLLVMVSTQMFLDGLKQFLA